One stretch of Schlesneria sp. DSM 10557 DNA includes these proteins:
- a CDS encoding DUF1559 domain-containing protein: MFRSKLRGFTLIELLVVIAIIAVLIALLLPAVQQAREAARRTQCKNNLKQLGLAIHNYNDVVNILPASITNIRAGEGCCSFSGVGALVHLLPYFDQAPLYNTINFNSRLGSWTEPVPSTAPVGNRYFEITPPGLRCPSDTTPTTYPLTGYESGTSFNWATASYGLSDGAQHHSSYMGCTSYQGNVFGTGGDGLASSSNPANISGIYSRGGYAARFRDVTDGLSNTIFMGEIRAECADHAQLGWANSNTNFYATTAPINFDTCTPTGPGCNSPMAWNTSMGFKSRHVGGAHFLLGDGTVRFISENIDYMTYQRLGDRRDNQVVGEF, translated from the coding sequence ATGTTCAGGTCCAAGCTGCGTGGATTTACGCTGATTGAATTGTTAGTCGTTATCGCAATTATCGCCGTCTTGATTGCACTCTTGCTTCCAGCCGTTCAGCAGGCTCGAGAAGCAGCGCGAAGAACTCAGTGCAAGAATAACCTGAAGCAACTAGGCTTGGCGATCCACAACTACAACGACGTGGTGAACATTCTGCCGGCGAGTATTACCAATATCCGGGCAGGGGAAGGATGCTGTAGCTTTTCTGGTGTGGGAGCGCTTGTTCATCTCTTGCCGTACTTCGATCAAGCGCCATTGTATAACACGATCAACTTCAATTCGCGTCTGGGGAGCTGGACAGAACCCGTGCCGAGTACGGCACCTGTCGGCAATCGATATTTTGAAATCACTCCGCCGGGGTTGCGCTGCCCCAGCGATACGACACCGACGACATATCCTCTCACCGGGTATGAATCAGGGACGTCGTTTAACTGGGCGACAGCCAGTTATGGTTTGTCCGATGGAGCCCAGCACCACTCATCCTACATGGGATGTACGTCATATCAGGGTAACGTGTTCGGCACAGGAGGAGACGGCCTGGCGAGTAGTTCAAACCCAGCCAATATTTCTGGGATCTATAGTCGCGGAGGTTACGCTGCTCGTTTCCGTGACGTCACGGATGGTCTCTCGAATACAATCTTCATGGGAGAAATCCGTGCTGAGTGTGCAGATCACGCACAACTGGGGTGGGCAAACTCGAACACGAACTTTTACGCGACGACTGCGCCAATCAACTTCGATACATGCACTCCCACTGGGCCCGGTTGCAATAGTCCGATGGCATGGAACACGTCAATGGGCTTCAAGTCACGGCACGTGGGGGGCGCTCATTTCCTGCTGGGAGATGGGACTGTCCGCTTCATCAGCGAGAATATTGACTACATGACCTATCAGAGACTCGGTGATCGTCGCGACAATCAGGTCGTTGGTGAGTTCTGA
- a CDS encoding efflux RND transporter periplasmic adaptor subunit, giving the protein MNVKQHTLPCLGLLMLLTASSPADEAPSKGPGVRRVRLEKCHITLIDQVTLASDRTGILKLVEFKEGHSVTAGSLVALIADEVAQANLAVAEKKAANGVELEFSKIAKSAADSELNRLLKANQLAVEKGGKEPVPQLEIDKARLAADKAALSIQLAEHELGLNKLNAAVSAAELKTYSVQAQFDGVVTRIYRKKGEAVRQGDPVAEIVNTDRVRVEGNVPFQDLSYARQGAKVYVKLHNIDPDHSHANEVFEGKITFVDVVSEPIDRTTRVYAEVRNRDNILRAGLEAVMEIEVEGQVAAKVR; this is encoded by the coding sequence ATGAATGTGAAACAGCACACGCTTCCCTGTCTTGGCCTGCTGATGCTTCTGACAGCTTCCTCACCGGCGGACGAGGCCCCCTCCAAGGGACCGGGAGTTCGACGCGTCAGACTGGAAAAGTGTCACATCACGCTCATCGATCAGGTGACACTCGCCTCAGACCGTACGGGAATTCTGAAGCTGGTCGAGTTCAAGGAAGGCCATTCCGTCACGGCAGGCAGCCTTGTGGCCCTGATCGCCGACGAAGTGGCCCAGGCCAATCTCGCCGTGGCCGAAAAGAAAGCGGCCAATGGAGTCGAACTGGAATTTTCGAAGATTGCCAAGTCAGCGGCCGACAGCGAACTGAATCGACTGCTGAAAGCAAATCAGCTCGCGGTGGAGAAAGGGGGAAAGGAACCGGTCCCTCAGCTTGAAATCGATAAAGCCAGACTGGCTGCGGATAAAGCAGCACTCTCCATTCAACTCGCTGAGCATGAACTTGGTCTGAATAAATTGAACGCAGCCGTCTCGGCGGCAGAACTGAAGACCTATTCAGTGCAGGCTCAGTTCGACGGTGTGGTGACCCGGATTTACCGCAAGAAAGGGGAAGCCGTCCGACAGGGGGATCCCGTCGCAGAAATTGTGAACACGGACCGCGTACGAGTGGAAGGCAACGTCCCCTTTCAAGACCTCTCTTACGCCCGTCAGGGAGCGAAAGTGTACGTGAAGCTGCACAATATCGACCCGGACCACTCGCACGCGAATGAAGTGTTTGAAGGGAAGATCACGTTCGTCGACGTCGTTTCGGAGCCGATTGACCGAACGACCCGAGTCTACGCCGAAGTCCGTAATCGAGATAACATACTGCGAGCAGGCCTCGAAGCGGTGATGGAAATCGAAGTGGAAGGACAAGTCGCCGCAAAGGTCCGCTGA
- the poxB gene encoding ubiquinone-dependent pyruvate dehydrogenase: MMAPTVGDALVEALATAGVRRIYGIVGDSLNPITDAIHRHQEIEWVHVRHEESAAFAAGAEAQLTGELAVCAGSCGPGNLHLINGLFDAHRSMAPVLAIASHIPSTEVGLGYFQETHPDQLFRECSHYCELISNPTQMPRVLQSAIQYALTRRGVAVIVLPGDVASQQAPANMAAHPVVVANPVVRPNDSDLRKLASLLNESRKITLFCGCGCAGAHDELIELADRLKSPIGFAFRGKEWIDYDNPFAVGMSGLLGWGAAYNAMHECETLLLLGTDFPYRDFIPTRPKIAQVDIRAERLGRRATLELGLCGDIRATIEALLPLLEPKTDRSYLDAMLKQHEKAERKLRSGVENGSVQTPIHPGFVASVIDELADQDAVFTADTGMCCVWAARYLSASKGRRLIGSFVHGSMANALPQAIGAQAAFPGRQVVSLSGDGGFAMLMGDILTLGQQNLPVKIVIFNNHSLGMVHLEMEVAGMSPFGCNLTNPNFAAVAQALGMMGIRVENPADVRTALEQALAHPGPAVVDIVTDANVLAMPPKATIQQAAGFALAMTKIAFSGQLDDVADTVAANWREIL; this comes from the coding sequence ATGATGGCTCCGACCGTTGGTGATGCTTTAGTGGAAGCGCTGGCAACAGCAGGCGTTCGACGGATCTATGGAATTGTTGGCGACAGTCTGAATCCGATTACCGATGCGATTCATCGACACCAGGAGATTGAATGGGTTCATGTGCGGCACGAGGAGTCTGCCGCGTTCGCGGCGGGGGCGGAAGCTCAACTCACAGGTGAACTGGCAGTCTGTGCGGGAAGCTGCGGTCCGGGGAATCTGCACCTGATCAATGGATTGTTCGACGCTCACCGCAGCATGGCTCCGGTGCTTGCCATTGCCTCGCATATTCCGTCCACCGAAGTCGGGCTCGGTTATTTTCAGGAGACACATCCGGACCAGTTGTTCCGCGAGTGCAGCCACTATTGCGAGCTGATCTCGAATCCCACGCAGATGCCGCGCGTGCTCCAGTCGGCCATTCAATATGCGCTGACGCGCCGCGGAGTTGCCGTCATCGTGCTTCCTGGTGATGTTGCTTCGCAACAGGCCCCGGCCAATATGGCTGCTCATCCGGTGGTTGTTGCCAATCCGGTCGTCCGTCCGAATGACTCGGACCTGCGAAAGCTGGCGAGCCTGCTCAACGAATCACGCAAGATCACACTGTTCTGTGGATGCGGCTGCGCGGGGGCTCATGACGAACTGATTGAACTGGCCGACCGTTTGAAGTCTCCGATCGGATTTGCCTTCCGGGGGAAGGAATGGATCGATTACGACAATCCCTTCGCAGTCGGGATGAGTGGCCTGCTGGGTTGGGGGGCCGCTTACAATGCCATGCATGAATGTGAGACGCTGTTGCTCCTGGGGACGGATTTCCCTTATCGCGATTTCATTCCAACGCGGCCGAAAATCGCGCAAGTTGACATCCGTGCCGAACGCCTCGGTCGGCGGGCGACGTTAGAACTCGGTTTGTGCGGGGATATCCGCGCCACGATTGAAGCACTTCTACCGCTACTTGAACCGAAAACCGACCGATCATATCTGGACGCGATGCTGAAGCAGCACGAAAAAGCCGAACGGAAACTGCGATCGGGTGTCGAGAACGGCAGTGTGCAAACCCCGATTCACCCTGGATTCGTGGCCTCGGTGATTGACGAACTCGCCGATCAGGACGCGGTGTTTACGGCAGACACGGGGATGTGCTGCGTCTGGGCTGCACGGTACCTCAGTGCTTCGAAGGGAAGACGGTTAATCGGATCGTTCGTTCATGGTTCGATGGCCAACGCATTGCCGCAAGCGATCGGAGCTCAGGCCGCGTTCCCGGGCCGGCAGGTCGTTTCCCTTTCTGGCGATGGAGGATTCGCGATGCTGATGGGGGATATCCTGACGCTGGGGCAGCAAAATCTTCCCGTGAAGATTGTCATCTTCAACAATCATTCACTCGGAATGGTGCACCTCGAAATGGAAGTCGCAGGAATGTCTCCTTTCGGTTGCAACCTGACAAATCCCAACTTCGCCGCGGTCGCTCAAGCACTGGGAATGATGGGTATTCGAGTTGAAAACCCAGCCGATGTTCGAACGGCACTCGAACAGGCTCTGGCGCATCCCGGCCCTGCGGTCGTCGATATCGTGACGGACGCGAATGTGCTTGCGATGCCTCCCAAAGCGACGATTCAGCAGGCGGCGGGATTCGCCCTCGCGATGACCAAGATCGCCTTTTCGGGCCAACTGGATGACGTGGCGGATACGGTTGCAGCCAACTGGCGAGAAATACTGTGA
- a CDS encoding acyl-CoA desaturase yields MSIVSPNRAKSDKHTPFRDVPREHVSAPAVAKETPIWEPWLPERLSWKQVDWVIVGWMVAMHAGALAAPFFFEWKALAVCVFLHWFTASIGICLGYHRFLSHKSFKLVSPIRFVTLMAGALSGEGSPLAWSATHRLHHQRSDQPGDPHSPLISAIWSHLTWMFLRRTKEEQQALYKKYTPDLMSDPLLQFFEKTYSLWLIGSGVALYAIGGLPMLLWGLCVRMVMVYHGTWFVNSATHLWGYRNYDVRDESRNLWWVAIWAYGEGWHNNHHAHPHVAPAGHKWWELDPTWWAIKTLRFFGMAYDVDDRIPTTRAPAADA; encoded by the coding sequence ATGTCAATTGTGTCCCCCAATCGCGCGAAGTCGGATAAACACACCCCTTTCCGTGATGTGCCCCGTGAGCACGTTTCGGCCCCTGCGGTCGCGAAAGAAACGCCAATCTGGGAACCCTGGTTGCCGGAACGGTTGTCCTGGAAACAGGTTGACTGGGTGATCGTCGGCTGGATGGTCGCCATGCATGCCGGTGCTCTGGCAGCCCCCTTCTTCTTCGAGTGGAAGGCTCTGGCCGTGTGCGTATTCCTGCACTGGTTCACCGCCAGCATTGGTATCTGCCTGGGTTACCACCGCTTCCTGTCGCATAAGTCATTCAAACTTGTCAGCCCCATCCGTTTCGTCACTCTGATGGCCGGTGCCCTTTCCGGAGAAGGCTCTCCACTGGCTTGGTCCGCAACACACCGCCTGCATCATCAGCGGTCTGATCAGCCCGGCGACCCACATTCACCTTTGATCAGCGCGATCTGGTCGCACCTGACCTGGATGTTCCTCCGTCGCACGAAAGAGGAACAACAGGCTCTCTATAAGAAGTACACCCCGGACCTGATGAGTGATCCGCTGCTCCAGTTCTTCGAAAAGACTTACTCGCTTTGGCTGATCGGTTCGGGTGTCGCTCTGTACGCGATCGGCGGACTTCCCATGTTGTTGTGGGGCCTTTGTGTGCGAATGGTGATGGTCTATCACGGAACGTGGTTCGTCAATTCGGCCACACACCTGTGGGGCTATCGCAACTACGACGTTCGCGATGAAAGCCGTAACCTCTGGTGGGTGGCGATCTGGGCGTACGGAGAAGGCTGGCACAACAATCACCACGCTCACCCCCATGTGGCTCCTGCCGGACACAAGTGGTGGGAACTCGACCCCACCTGGTGGGCCATCAAAACACTGCGATTCTTCGGCATGGCCTACGATGTCGATGACCGTATTCCGACGACCCGAGCTCCTGCGGCCGATGCCTGA
- a CDS encoding SDR family NAD(P)-dependent oxidoreductase — translation MADRWALVTGASAGLGAEFARQLAARGMHLILVARRTELMAELAQELHTKHGTRCEIISADLSDPAEPQRVLKEIAAKGVIVELLVNNAGFGVVGEVDQADVERLLQLVRLNISALMELTYRLLPQMLERGHGVILNVSSLSAFQPVAYMGVYAASKAFVLHFSEALHCELKDRGITVTAVCPGVTRTSFFDVAGAPGWLQKHSSLAVEPVVKSALRAAERRRQCVIPGWRNFLLTLLVRIASRRRVVKESTRFFRPRRKRDK, via the coding sequence ATGGCGGATCGATGGGCACTCGTCACTGGAGCCTCTGCGGGCTTGGGTGCTGAGTTCGCGCGCCAACTTGCCGCACGCGGCATGCACCTGATTCTCGTCGCACGCCGCACCGAGCTTATGGCGGAACTGGCTCAAGAGCTCCATACCAAGCATGGGACGCGGTGTGAGATTATCTCTGCCGACCTTTCCGATCCGGCTGAGCCGCAGCGAGTTCTGAAGGAAATCGCTGCAAAAGGGGTCATCGTCGAATTGCTCGTCAATAACGCTGGCTTTGGTGTGGTCGGAGAAGTGGATCAGGCCGACGTTGAGCGGTTGCTGCAGCTTGTGCGACTCAATATCTCGGCATTGATGGAACTGACCTATCGGCTCCTTCCCCAGATGCTGGAACGAGGACACGGCGTCATCCTGAATGTTTCGTCGCTGTCGGCATTTCAGCCAGTGGCCTACATGGGTGTCTACGCCGCCAGTAAAGCGTTCGTGCTGCACTTCAGCGAGGCTCTGCATTGTGAGCTGAAAGATCGGGGAATTACGGTTACGGCAGTCTGTCCGGGGGTGACGCGCACCAGCTTTTTTGATGTCGCAGGGGCACCGGGCTGGCTACAGAAGCATTCGTCGCTGGCCGTGGAGCCTGTCGTCAAGTCAGCCCTGCGAGCGGCCGAGCGGCGCAGGCAGTGCGTTATTCCCGGCTGGCGGAATTTTCTGCTGACGCTATTGGTCCGTATCGCGTCGCGCCGCCGAGTGGTAAAAGAATCGACGCGGTTCTTCCGACCTCGCCGTAAGCGAGACAAATAG
- the gmhB gene encoding D-glycero-beta-D-manno-heptose 1,7-bisphosphate 7-phosphatase — MDDGQGKRAVFLDRDGTVNVEVHYLSQPEQLELLPTVSETIARLNALGIDVVVVTNQAGVARGYFPEHRLQAIHDRLQQLLADEGASVTGIYYCPHHPSAGLGRFKTVCECRKPLPGMLLQAAREHGIDCSRSLMIGDRDSDLQAGAAAGCTTALVRTGYGQETSATLKLDQVRGLGVFTTVEDAVKAWLALDQNKVLPSDSSLAEE; from the coding sequence ATGGATGACGGACAAGGGAAACGAGCGGTCTTCCTCGACAGGGACGGGACGGTGAATGTTGAGGTTCACTATCTCTCGCAGCCAGAACAACTGGAACTGCTCCCGACGGTGAGTGAAACAATTGCCCGCCTGAACGCGCTGGGAATCGACGTTGTCGTCGTGACGAATCAGGCAGGGGTTGCCCGGGGATACTTCCCTGAGCATAGACTTCAGGCCATCCACGATCGTCTGCAGCAACTTCTGGCCGACGAGGGGGCAAGCGTGACTGGCATCTATTATTGTCCGCACCATCCTTCCGCGGGGTTGGGCCGCTTCAAGACGGTGTGCGAGTGCCGCAAGCCACTGCCCGGCATGCTGCTGCAGGCGGCTCGTGAGCATGGCATCGACTGTTCCCGCTCACTGATGATTGGCGACCGGGACAGCGACCTTCAGGCCGGCGCCGCCGCCGGGTGCACGACGGCACTTGTCAGAACCGGCTACGGTCAAGAAACGAGCGCAACACTCAAACTGGACCAGGTCCGGGGACTGGGTGTCTTCACGACAGTTGAAGATGCCGTCAAAGCCTGGCTGGCACTCGATCAGAACAAAGTCCTGCCCAGCGACTCGAGTCTGGCGGAGGAATAA
- a CDS encoding folylpolyglutamate synthase/dihydrofolate synthase family protein — MPESLQTYEQAIEYLFGRINYERVHAEAYSTSDFKLDRMRLLLELMGNPHERIPVVHVAGTKGKGSTCSMLASIFKACGYRCGLYISPHITAFEERFTVDGVQPSQSELVELVNRLLPTIAEMDNLPGRMQPTYFELATALAWQHFVDRKVDLAVLEVGLGGRLDSTNLCRPLVTVITNISRDHTHVLGSTLHQIAYEKAGIIKTGVPVISGVGPGEAREMIEQTSCERQAPLTLLGRDLELIERRTASQGISQIDVRTPTSLWKDVPIVLRGPHQATNATLALAVVDELRARRWSLPDAEVKSGLQGVSWPARVEMIAQSPTVIIDAAHNWESARALVAAMREEQSHLKRILVFAATKDKDVAGILQQLLPQFDTLILTRYRDNPRGVSVEELSGLVESMTTRPAHLAPDPLSAWTLAKRLSGPDDLIVITGSFFLVAELRETILAEANQATSCVTTDKFVATPVSASSGR, encoded by the coding sequence ATGCCGGAGTCTTTGCAGACCTACGAACAGGCAATCGAGTACCTGTTTGGCCGAATTAATTACGAACGAGTCCACGCCGAAGCCTATTCCACGAGCGATTTCAAACTCGATCGGATGCGATTGCTCCTCGAACTGATGGGGAACCCCCACGAGCGAATTCCTGTCGTCCACGTCGCCGGAACGAAAGGGAAGGGCTCAACCTGTTCGATGCTGGCGTCGATCTTCAAAGCCTGCGGCTACCGCTGCGGATTGTATATCTCACCTCACATTACGGCGTTTGAAGAACGTTTCACGGTCGATGGGGTACAGCCCAGCCAGTCGGAACTCGTCGAACTGGTGAATCGGCTGCTGCCTACCATTGCCGAAATGGACAACCTCCCCGGTCGAATGCAGCCAACATATTTCGAACTGGCGACCGCTCTTGCCTGGCAACATTTTGTCGATCGGAAAGTCGATCTGGCGGTGCTCGAGGTGGGGTTAGGTGGCCGGCTGGATTCCACCAATCTTTGTCGTCCGCTCGTGACGGTTATTACCAACATCAGTCGCGACCACACGCATGTCCTGGGAAGCACGCTTCACCAGATCGCCTACGAAAAGGCGGGGATCATCAAAACAGGGGTGCCGGTCATCTCCGGGGTGGGCCCAGGGGAAGCACGTGAAATGATCGAACAGACCAGTTGCGAGAGGCAGGCACCGCTGACGCTGCTGGGGCGAGACTTGGAGTTGATTGAACGAAGAACCGCATCGCAGGGGATTTCGCAGATCGATGTCCGCACGCCGACATCCTTGTGGAAAGATGTTCCGATTGTGCTGCGGGGGCCACATCAGGCGACAAACGCGACGCTCGCACTGGCCGTCGTCGACGAGCTACGCGCTCGGAGGTGGAGCCTGCCTGATGCGGAGGTGAAATCAGGACTGCAGGGGGTCAGTTGGCCCGCGCGGGTCGAAATGATCGCTCAGTCCCCAACCGTGATCATCGACGCGGCCCACAACTGGGAATCCGCCCGGGCTTTGGTTGCTGCGATGCGGGAAGAGCAGTCGCACTTAAAGCGAATTCTCGTGTTCGCAGCAACGAAAGATAAGGATGTCGCCGGGATCTTGCAGCAACTGCTGCCGCAGTTCGACACCCTGATTCTGACTCGCTATCGAGATAATCCTCGCGGCGTCAGTGTGGAAGAGTTGTCAGGTCTGGTCGAATCCATGACAACGCGGCCCGCTCATCTCGCACCCGATCCTCTGTCCGCGTGGACACTCGCGAAACGTCTGTCAGGCCCCGACGACCTGATCGTCATCACCGGCTCTTTTTTTCTAGTGGCCGAGCTTCGTGAGACGATCCTCGCGGAAGCAAATCAGGCGACGTCGTGCGTCACGACCGATAAATTCGTCGCGACCCCGGTTTCAGCGTCGTCCGGTCGTTAA
- a CDS encoding carboxypeptidase-like regulatory domain-containing protein — protein MRFRVCVAGLCVPCLLAMTFLSGCGSGVKNRPKLAKVKGVVKYKGEPVTDAAVSFMMDGAPRAAVGRTDSSGRFQLTTFDTNDGAPIGTHKVTVAKVAAPTAPMTPADLAKNGPPKPPKGMIPVKYSDSLKTPLQYTIEEGSNEKEIVLED, from the coding sequence ATGCGATTTCGCGTGTGTGTAGCAGGTTTATGCGTCCCGTGTCTTCTGGCGATGACATTCCTCAGCGGCTGCGGTTCTGGAGTTAAAAACCGTCCTAAACTCGCTAAGGTAAAAGGAGTTGTGAAGTATAAGGGTGAGCCAGTCACCGATGCGGCAGTGTCATTCATGATGGATGGTGCCCCTCGGGCGGCTGTAGGGCGTACCGACAGCAGTGGTCGTTTCCAGCTTACTACTTTCGATACCAATGATGGTGCGCCGATTGGCACTCACAAGGTGACAGTGGCCAAGGTGGCCGCCCCAACTGCACCAATGACTCCCGCAGACCTCGCAAAAAACGGTCCTCCCAAACCTCCCAAGGGGATGATTCCCGTTAAGTACTCTGATTCCCTGAAGACTCCTCTTCAATACACGATTGAAGAAGGATCTAACGAGAAAGAAATTGTCCTGGAGGACTGA